One genomic region from Pseudoduganella lutea encodes:
- a CDS encoding glycosyltransferase family 2 protein, whose translation MNTDLPVPEQISAMSGNGPWHGALEGMHDRLVFGWAFNSACPDARVVIELCLDGVPCACIAADAARTDLATTLSALAGRADVCHGFIADLNALAAHAHGILTARVANTDVVLPGSMDIAHIRKPPPAALNSVVGDGGLRLFGWAIDPSDPHRTRTVRAFLGHEMVAQAAANIVLPLSRAYVDGPHGFDLALPISLADGRTHTLRVVDDEGHALNGSPVIVCCMPAGLAALLPEDTDELTLRVAATYERMVPRSLPLSAWPEWSARFDHASSKDVPTSLAPLRLGILVTGTQDAAATARTAESLERQGRTTQLYSGLPFPSMLAEALAAGCEVITCIRAGDTLGQYALVHALAGFTSDDVEVVYTDSEHEGRPWFKPAWDPDYALGSDCALEFLLVRSSVARRLPPLANEAEFAWASLSEVWTRSDEAIVHVPRVLYQVNSPLTPGECANRAVAAARAIKAHEPAISLEELAGPLPGAFGAARRVRPALPADASDVVVSLIIPTRDRADLLKRCIDSIQRFTTWRRLEILIIDNGSTESSTHAYFADIATRGIRVLPMPGPFNYADLNNRAVTQASGEIIGLVNNDIEALHEGWLDEIIAQLMRPGVGAVGAKLLWPNGMVQHGGVVLGVGDVAGHFGNRLMDADWGDHGRNQLVQRVSACTAACLFLRKQDFIAVGGMDAHAFPVAFNDVDLCLKLRAAGKTIIWTPHAKLLHAESASRGHEDTPQKKARAQREIDMLRQRWGHVLSRDPAYHPAVNLDPNGHAFGGFALPPRSRRPRTNALPSIPELS comes from the coding sequence ATGAATACCGACTTGCCCGTTCCTGAACAGATTTCCGCCATGTCAGGCAATGGCCCCTGGCACGGGGCGCTTGAAGGAATGCATGATCGACTGGTGTTCGGCTGGGCATTCAACAGCGCCTGTCCCGATGCCCGGGTGGTGATTGAACTATGCCTCGACGGCGTACCGTGCGCCTGTATCGCTGCCGACGCTGCCCGCACGGACCTTGCCACGACATTGAGTGCGCTCGCTGGCCGGGCGGACGTCTGCCACGGCTTCATTGCCGACCTCAATGCGTTGGCCGCCCACGCGCATGGGATACTGACCGCCCGCGTTGCCAATACCGATGTGGTCCTGCCTGGCAGCATGGACATTGCACACATCCGGAAACCACCGCCCGCGGCGTTGAATTCCGTCGTGGGTGATGGCGGGCTGCGCCTGTTCGGCTGGGCAATCGACCCATCGGATCCACATCGCACGCGAACCGTACGGGCATTCCTGGGCCACGAAATGGTCGCGCAGGCCGCGGCGAATATCGTGCTGCCACTGTCGCGTGCCTACGTGGATGGTCCGCATGGTTTTGACCTTGCACTGCCCATATCGCTGGCGGATGGGAGGACGCACACACTGCGCGTGGTTGACGATGAAGGCCATGCGCTGAACGGAAGTCCGGTAATCGTCTGCTGCATGCCGGCAGGCCTTGCGGCACTGCTGCCCGAAGATACCGATGAACTGACGCTTCGTGTCGCCGCCACCTATGAGCGGATGGTGCCGCGCAGCCTTCCGCTGAGCGCATGGCCGGAATGGTCGGCGCGCTTCGACCACGCTTCGAGCAAGGATGTGCCCACCAGCTTGGCGCCCCTCCGGCTCGGCATCCTCGTTACCGGCACGCAGGATGCTGCCGCCACGGCGCGTACTGCCGAGAGCCTGGAGCGCCAGGGACGGACCACCCAGCTCTACAGCGGGTTGCCATTTCCCTCGATGCTCGCCGAGGCACTGGCCGCCGGCTGCGAAGTGATCACATGCATCCGTGCCGGCGATACGCTGGGCCAGTACGCACTGGTTCATGCGCTGGCCGGTTTCACATCCGATGATGTCGAGGTGGTCTATACGGATAGCGAACATGAAGGCCGTCCCTGGTTCAAGCCGGCATGGGACCCCGACTATGCGCTGGGGAGCGACTGTGCGCTTGAATTCCTGCTCGTCCGCAGCAGTGTGGCACGGCGCCTGCCACCTCTGGCCAACGAAGCCGAATTCGCCTGGGCGTCGCTGTCAGAGGTATGGACTCGCAGCGACGAGGCAATCGTGCATGTGCCTCGCGTGCTCTACCAGGTCAATTCTCCGCTGACACCAGGGGAATGCGCAAACCGGGCCGTGGCGGCTGCACGCGCGATCAAGGCGCACGAACCAGCCATTTCCCTTGAAGAGCTGGCGGGCCCTTTGCCGGGTGCGTTTGGCGCGGCTCGCCGGGTGCGGCCGGCATTGCCCGCTGATGCAAGTGACGTCGTGGTGAGCCTGATCATTCCCACCCGGGACCGTGCCGACCTGCTCAAGCGCTGCATCGACAGCATCCAGCGGTTCACCACATGGCGACGCCTCGAAATCCTCATCATCGACAATGGCTCCACCGAATCATCGACCCATGCCTACTTCGCCGACATTGCCACGCGGGGCATCCGCGTGCTGCCGATGCCGGGGCCATTCAACTATGCGGACCTGAACAACCGCGCCGTGACGCAGGCATCGGGAGAGATCATCGGTCTCGTCAACAACGATATCGAAGCGTTGCACGAGGGATGGCTGGACGAGATCATTGCCCAGCTCATGCGGCCTGGTGTCGGGGCGGTCGGTGCAAAGCTGTTGTGGCCAAACGGCATGGTCCAGCATGGTGGCGTGGTCCTGGGCGTTGGCGACGTGGCTGGCCACTTCGGCAATCGCCTCATGGATGCCGACTGGGGCGATCATGGGCGAAACCAGCTCGTGCAACGCGTCAGCGCCTGCACGGCGGCCTGCCTGTTTCTTCGCAAGCAGGACTTCATCGCGGTCGGTGGAATGGATGCGCACGCGTTCCCTGTCGCCTTCAACGATGTCGATCTTTGCCTGAAGTTACGGGCGGCGGGAAAGACGATCATCTGGACGCCCCATGCCAAATTGCTGCATGCGGAATCCGCGAGCCGGGGCCATGAAGATACCCCGCAAAAGAAAGCGCGTGCACAGCGTGAAATCGACATGCTCCGGCAGCGCTGGGGACACGTACTGTCGCGGGATCCGGCCTATCACCCGGCGGTCAACCTCGACCCCAACGGCCACGCCTTTGGTGGCTTTGCTTTGCCACCGCGCTCACGCAGACCGCGTACGAATGCACTGCCATCGATACCGGAACTATCCTGA
- the flhB gene encoding flagellar biosynthesis protein FlhB, with the protein MAEDSEAEKTEPASEQRLRKAREEGDVPRSREVATFTVLMAAGAGLYIFGTTMARQLSATLASGLSLTREQAFDMDVLGHRMLADVVQVLITFLPLGLAVMLVAIASPVLVGGWLFTANGFMPKFGKLNPMKGLANMVSKNALVELVKAIIKTIIVGAVAYMVVMRYKDAIFGLPAEPANEGYAHMLDMLAMSFLILVGSLGFIAMIDAPYQMWHYANKMKMTRQEMIQESKESDGNPQIKGKIRQMQREMARRRMMQDVPTADVVVTNPTHYAVALKYADGSKGAPKVVAKGTDAVAAKIRELAKENKVAILEAPALARALHKHTDIGDEIPQRLYAAVAEVLAYVYQLRAYRPGGHYPDRPTKLDVPPDMDPNTATPKP; encoded by the coding sequence ATGGCAGAAGATAGCGAAGCCGAGAAGACAGAACCAGCGTCAGAACAGCGCCTGCGAAAGGCGCGTGAGGAAGGCGACGTTCCCCGTTCGCGCGAGGTCGCGACGTTTACCGTGCTCATGGCCGCGGGTGCCGGCCTGTACATCTTTGGTACGACGATGGCGCGCCAGTTGTCGGCCACGCTGGCCTCCGGCCTGTCGCTCACGCGCGAACAGGCGTTCGACATGGACGTGCTGGGCCACCGCATGCTGGCGGACGTGGTGCAGGTGCTGATCACGTTCCTGCCGCTGGGCCTGGCCGTGATGCTGGTGGCGATCGCCTCGCCCGTGCTCGTGGGCGGCTGGCTGTTCACCGCCAACGGCTTCATGCCCAAGTTCGGCAAGCTCAATCCCATGAAGGGCCTCGCCAACATGGTGTCGAAGAACGCGCTGGTGGAGCTCGTGAAGGCGATCATCAAGACGATCATCGTGGGCGCTGTCGCCTACATGGTGGTGATGCGCTACAAGGACGCGATCTTCGGCCTGCCTGCCGAGCCGGCGAACGAGGGCTATGCCCACATGCTCGACATGCTGGCGATGAGCTTCCTGATCCTCGTGGGTTCGCTGGGTTTCATCGCCATGATCGACGCGCCGTACCAGATGTGGCATTACGCGAACAAGATGAAGATGACGCGCCAGGAGATGATCCAGGAATCGAAGGAATCGGACGGCAACCCGCAGATCAAGGGCAAGATCCGCCAGATGCAGCGCGAGATGGCGCGGCGGCGGATGATGCAGGACGTGCCGACCGCCGACGTGGTGGTCACCAACCCGACCCATTACGCGGTGGCGCTGAAATATGCCGATGGCTCGAAGGGCGCGCCGAAGGTGGTGGCCAAGGGCACGGACGCGGTGGCCGCGAAGATCCGCGAGCTGGCCAAGGAAAACAAGGTGGCGATCCTGGAAGCGCCGGCACTGGCCCGCGCGCTGCACAAGCACACCGACATCGGCGACGAGATCCCGCAGCGGCTGTATGCGGCCGTGGCCGAGGTGCTGGCCTACGTGTACCAGCTGCGTGCCTACCGCCCGGGCGGCCACTACCCGGATCGCCCCACGAAGCTCGACGTGCCGCCGGACATGGATCCGAACACGGCAACGCCGAAACCGTAA
- the flhA gene encoding flagellar biosynthesis protein FlhA: MQALKMPAWTNTITGGKPQTLAAPVLIIMLLAMMILPLPAFILDLFFSFNIAISVIVLLTALYTVKPLDFMAFPIVLLLTTMLRLALNVASTRIVLTEGHTGPDAAGKVVEAFGHFLIGGNYTVGIVVFIILTIINFVVVTKGAGRIAEVGARFALDALPGKQMAIDADLNAGLIGEADAKQRRAEVSMEAEFYGAMDGASKYVRGDAVAGILVTVINIVGGLLVGLIMHDMAFGDAVRTYTLLAIGDGLVAQIPSLIISLAAGAVVSRVASEKDIGSQLVGQLFAKPQVMYITAAIIGGLGLIPGMPNLVFLLLGGALAGGGYLLAKRDEAAGESGTAPRPASPGGGAGAGGAGAGAGGPAAGGQGGAAAENEEATWSDVLAVDTLGLEVGYRLIPLVDKAQSGELLKRIKGIRKKFAQEVGFLAPPVHIRDNLELKPSAYRITLKGVEVGTGEAFNGQYLAINPGMASGTLPGLATTDPAFGLPAVWIDASLRDQAQGMGYTVVDAGTVVATHLNHLITSHAAELLGRGEVQALLDHLGKEAPKLTEDLVPKTISLSALQKVLQNLLAEGVHIRDMRTIIEALAEHTVHTQDPNELTSLVRIALGRAIVQQLFPGNGELSVMTLDNRLERLLMQALAQGGADGAGIEPGLADTIAQQAAQASAQQEALGVNPVLLVPGPLRPLLSRFLRRALPQLKVLSHAEIPESKTIRVTALVGNT, translated from the coding sequence ATGCAAGCGCTCAAGATGCCCGCGTGGACCAATACCATCACCGGTGGCAAGCCGCAGACCCTGGCCGCCCCGGTCCTGATCATCATGCTGCTGGCGATGATGATCCTGCCGCTGCCGGCGTTCATCCTCGACCTGTTCTTCAGCTTCAATATCGCCATTTCCGTCATCGTGCTGCTGACCGCCCTGTACACGGTCAAGCCGCTCGATTTCATGGCGTTCCCGATCGTGCTGCTGCTGACGACGATGCTGCGCCTGGCGCTGAACGTGGCGTCCACCCGTATCGTGCTGACCGAAGGGCACACGGGGCCGGATGCGGCCGGCAAGGTGGTCGAGGCGTTCGGCCACTTCCTGATCGGCGGTAACTACACGGTGGGTATCGTGGTGTTCATCATCCTTACCATCATCAACTTCGTCGTGGTCACGAAAGGCGCGGGCCGGATCGCCGAGGTGGGCGCGCGCTTCGCACTGGATGCACTGCCGGGCAAGCAGATGGCGATCGACGCCGACCTGAACGCCGGCCTGATCGGCGAGGCCGATGCCAAGCAGCGGCGCGCCGAAGTGTCGATGGAAGCGGAATTCTATGGCGCGATGGACGGTGCGTCGAAATACGTGCGCGGCGATGCGGTGGCCGGCATCCTGGTCACGGTCATCAACATCGTCGGCGGCCTGCTGGTCGGCCTGATTATGCACGACATGGCCTTCGGCGACGCCGTGCGCACCTACACGCTGCTGGCCATCGGTGACGGCCTGGTGGCGCAGATTCCGTCGCTGATCATCTCGCTGGCGGCGGGTGCCGTCGTGTCGCGCGTGGCATCGGAAAAGGATATCGGCTCGCAGCTGGTCGGCCAGCTGTTCGCCAAGCCGCAGGTCATGTACATCACCGCCGCGATCATCGGCGGCCTGGGCCTGATTCCCGGCATGCCGAACCTCGTGTTCCTGCTGCTGGGTGGCGCGCTGGCCGGCGGCGGCTACCTGCTGGCCAAGCGTGACGAGGCCGCGGGAGAAAGCGGTACCGCGCCCCGGCCAGCCAGCCCGGGTGGCGGTGCCGGCGCTGGCGGCGCGGGTGCGGGGGCGGGCGGCCCGGCCGCGGGCGGGCAGGGCGGCGCGGCAGCCGAGAACGAGGAGGCCACGTGGAGCGACGTGCTGGCCGTCGACACGCTGGGCCTGGAAGTGGGCTACCGCCTGATCCCGCTGGTGGACAAGGCGCAGAGCGGCGAGCTGCTCAAGCGCATCAAGGGCATCCGCAAGAAGTTCGCCCAGGAAGTGGGTTTCCTGGCGCCGCCGGTGCACATCCGCGACAACCTCGAATTGAAGCCTTCCGCCTACCGCATCACGCTCAAGGGCGTGGAAGTGGGCACGGGCGAAGCGTTCAATGGCCAGTACCTGGCGATCAATCCGGGCATGGCGAGCGGCACGCTGCCTGGCCTGGCCACCACCGATCCCGCGTTCGGCCTGCCGGCGGTGTGGATCGACGCCAGCCTGCGCGACCAGGCGCAGGGCATGGGCTACACGGTGGTCGATGCCGGCACCGTCGTCGCGACGCACCTGAACCACCTGATCACGTCGCATGCGGCGGAACTGCTGGGTCGCGGCGAGGTGCAGGCGCTGCTCGACCACCTGGGCAAGGAAGCGCCCAAGCTCACCGAAGACCTGGTGCCGAAGACGATTTCGCTGTCGGCGCTGCAGAAAGTGCTGCAGAACCTGCTGGCCGAGGGCGTGCACATCCGCGACATGCGCACCATCATCGAGGCGCTGGCCGAACATACCGTGCACACGCAGGATCCGAACGAGCTGACATCGCTGGTGCGCATCGCGCTGGGCCGGGCGATCGTCCAGCAACTGTTCCCGGGCAATGGCGAACTGTCCGTGATGACGCTCGATAACCGCCTCGAACGGCTGCTGATGCAGGCGCTGGCGCAGGGCGGCGCCGATGGCGCGGGCATCGAGCCGGGCCTGGCCGACACGATCGCCCAGCAAGCGGCGCAAGCGTCGGCCCAGCAGGAGGCATTGGGCGTCAACCCGGTGCTGCTGGTGCCGGGCCCGCTGCGGCCGCTGCTGTCGCGCTTCCTGCGCCGCGCGCTGCCGCAGCTGAAAGTGCTGTCGCATGCGGAAATTCCGGAATCGAAGACGATCCGCGTAACCGCTCTGGTCGGCAATACCTGA
- the flhF gene encoding flagellar biosynthesis protein FlhF has protein sequence MNVKKFTAPTSREALRKVREALGPDAVILSNRPMDGVVEILALANDDAASLASPVDDAPPGAPHLDLDDGHAAHMARPQAPPMQRPMAPPARPAAPEPMMAARPAMAAAPVPRAPFAQAMQSAPQAMQPMPSAQPAVDMAGITALVAEAVNSAKANAAAEMHGMMSELRAMRGMMETQLAELSWGNTQQREPHKAAVLRELLAAGFSTTLARRLLDKLPAGRGADEASRWIRTVLARNVGAMANEDALIERGGVFALVGPTGVGKTTSTAKLAARCVMRHGPEKLALITTDAYRIGAHEQLRIYGKILGVMVHSVKDEADLRIALKELRNKHTVLIDTVGVSQRDQMVTEQVAMLQGTDVDVKRLLCLNATSTQETLTEVVRAYQGSGLAGGIITKLDEAASLGNVLDVVIRQKLQLFYVSNGQRVPEDLHLAQPAELVERAFRLKKDVSEYTDGELPMLMAAAGNDGLREVHLG, from the coding sequence ATGAACGTCAAGAAATTTACCGCGCCCACGTCGCGTGAGGCGCTGCGGAAGGTGCGCGAGGCGCTGGGGCCGGATGCGGTGATCCTGTCGAATCGCCCGATGGATGGCGTGGTGGAGATCCTGGCATTGGCCAATGACGATGCCGCTTCGCTGGCCAGTCCCGTCGACGATGCGCCGCCCGGCGCGCCCCACCTGGACCTGGACGACGGCCATGCGGCGCATATGGCACGCCCGCAGGCGCCGCCGATGCAGCGCCCCATGGCACCGCCGGCGCGCCCGGCCGCGCCCGAGCCGATGATGGCCGCCCGCCCGGCGATGGCCGCGGCACCGGTGCCGCGCGCGCCGTTCGCGCAGGCGATGCAGTCCGCGCCGCAAGCGATGCAGCCGATGCCATCGGCGCAGCCCGCGGTGGACATGGCCGGTATCACGGCGCTGGTGGCCGAGGCGGTGAATTCCGCCAAGGCCAACGCGGCCGCCGAGATGCACGGCATGATGAGCGAGCTGCGCGCCATGCGCGGCATGATGGAAACCCAGCTGGCCGAACTGTCGTGGGGCAATACGCAGCAGCGCGAGCCGCACAAGGCGGCCGTGCTGCGCGAATTGCTGGCGGCGGGCTTTTCCACGACGCTGGCGCGCCGCCTGCTCGACAAGCTGCCGGCCGGCCGCGGTGCCGACGAAGCGTCGCGCTGGATCCGCACCGTGCTGGCGCGTAATGTGGGAGCGATGGCCAATGAGGATGCGCTGATCGAGCGCGGCGGGGTGTTCGCACTGGTGGGCCCCACCGGCGTCGGCAAGACCACCAGCACGGCCAAGCTGGCGGCCCGCTGCGTGATGCGCCATGGCCCGGAAAAGCTGGCGCTCATCACCACCGATGCCTATCGTATCGGCGCGCACGAACAACTGCGCATTTACGGCAAGATCCTTGGCGTGATGGTACATTCCGTCAAGGATGAGGCCGACTTGCGGATCGCACTGAAAGAGCTGCGCAACAAGCACACGGTGCTGATCGACACGGTCGGCGTCAGCCAGCGCGACCAGATGGTCACCGAGCAGGTGGCAATGCTGCAGGGCACCGATGTCGACGTCAAACGGCTGCTGTGCCTGAACGCCACGTCCACGCAGGAAACGCTGACCGAAGTCGTGCGCGCCTACCAGGGCAGCGGCCTGGCCGGCGGCATCATCACGAAGCTGGACGAGGCGGCGTCGCTGGGCAATGTGCTCGACGTCGTCATCCGCCAGAAGCTGCAACTGTTCTATGTGTCGAATGGCCAGCGCGTGCCGGAAGACCTGCACCTGGCCCAGCCGGCCGAGCTCGTGGAGCGGGCATTCCGGCTGAAGAAGGATGTGTCCGAATATACCGATGGCGAGCTGCCGATGCTGATGGCGGCCGCCGGCAACGATGGACTGCGCGAGGTACACCTTGGCTAA
- a CDS encoding DUF4214 domain-containing protein, protein MYDSNQGAITTALTNTSTAVFTEATINSILALVSSNDADPIVVDQVTVTNNGTVEAAEGTELVFVSVSDTAQTTVTVDADIPVVLFQGAGGVNATFGSAAATGAEKAAADDPQGAPGDPIERIIVGTAGEDVITIADDKGTHITVGGRDTVNAGTGHTIVVAAEGSSTVNGGGDTMIQAVGDDDDFTVTAEDGRAVIMNSQTGVEVDISNVQFVQLDDGDALIFADNDTEAAVANLYQAVFGRTADAGGLDYWFEQAANGLDLGSIAGHFLDSAEYTDDGLTDAEFIAELYQNALGRAGDAGGVEYWIDVLEGGTDRSLVVAQFATVAADHVELQEVNVVGSVTVVEGIVTG, encoded by the coding sequence ATGTACGATTCCAACCAGGGCGCCATCACGACCGCGCTCACGAATACTTCCACTGCCGTCTTCACCGAGGCCACGATCAACAGCATCCTCGCCTTGGTGAGCTCGAATGACGCAGATCCGATCGTTGTCGATCAGGTGACCGTTACCAATAACGGCACCGTCGAAGCGGCCGAAGGCACCGAGCTGGTCTTCGTGTCTGTGTCCGATACCGCGCAGACCACAGTGACCGTCGACGCGGATATTCCCGTGGTCCTGTTCCAGGGTGCGGGCGGTGTCAACGCCACCTTTGGTTCCGCTGCGGCGACCGGTGCCGAGAAAGCCGCCGCGGACGATCCGCAGGGCGCCCCGGGCGATCCGATCGAACGCATCATCGTGGGCACGGCCGGCGAGGATGTCATCACGATCGCGGACGACAAGGGGACGCACATCACGGTCGGTGGCCGCGACACGGTCAACGCCGGCACTGGACATACCATCGTGGTCGCGGCTGAAGGCAGCAGTACCGTGAACGGCGGTGGCGACACGATGATCCAGGCAGTGGGCGACGACGACGACTTTACCGTGACAGCGGAAGATGGGCGAGCGGTCATCATGAACAGCCAGACCGGGGTCGAAGTCGATATCTCCAACGTGCAGTTCGTGCAGCTTGACGACGGGGATGCACTGATCTTCGCGGACAACGATACCGAGGCGGCGGTGGCGAACCTGTACCAGGCGGTGTTCGGCCGAACGGCGGACGCGGGCGGGCTCGATTACTGGTTCGAGCAGGCGGCCAACGGACTGGATCTCGGCAGTATCGCCGGGCATTTCCTGGACTCCGCTGAATACACCGACGATGGATTGACCGACGCGGAGTTCATTGCGGAGCTGTATCAGAACGCACTGGGTCGAGCGGGAGATGCCGGAGGTGTCGAGTACTGGATCGATGTGCTCGAGGGCGGCACGGACCGCAGTCTTGTCGTGGCACAGTTCGCGACGGTGGCGGCGGACCATGTGGAACTGCAGGAGGTGAACGTGGTTGGCTCGGTCACCGTGGTGGAGGGCATCGTCACGGGATAA
- a CDS encoding glycosyltransferase family 2 protein → MQDLKGGPAPFFLASCTPRLRDDALLTRALEAFAAGHHADALVAAEYVCRRLSTKSIPAMLRAKVLQTGYPFMAARAWHAAWQADACNPVLQDAMLQSWLQDGGRADVASLGPAFLPARCRAGRHANLLALLRAAGVAHTGACWREGDAIEGMIFFSAQAGAPAPRATLLLSDETRQFQCEVPADGSRFRLACPQPGKVWSITVVQPDGRRQLFPGSPLAFYAPPAIQARMRTDAADQPRPVSVVIPVYRELALVQACLNSVLASLKENTTPARVVVVDDASPEPALSAWLDKQAAAGRITLLRNACNLGFIETVNRGMRELPDHDVLLLNADTQVHGNWIDRLARALYAEADIASVTPWTNNGEISSFPVMSQAAPAPDTRELAALDDTAAATTAGNVELPSCCGFTMLIRRTVLDGVGMLDGTALVRGYGEEVDWCMRARAAGWRHLHVTNVFVAHAGTVSFRAEKTLRVAQNRSVLVARYPSYYPEFTAFKRDDPLAAARAVLRAALPASRAAGWLRKADTAQATAALPNIIAKRPLPATLPPLRTASQRIAIWRHDGTSKAAHHVLALARAIASRPGSTVRLLVIGDGSEALWHTGVVDHVPFVEGDALPLLDDLRLIQAAGCSAVLTDNPAGLPPKMRPVVLDEHFDAVGWLESWNTAPKAA, encoded by the coding sequence ATGCAAGATCTGAAAGGGGGCCCTGCCCCCTTTTTTCTGGCCTCGTGCACGCCCCGCCTGCGGGACGATGCATTGCTGACCCGCGCGCTGGAAGCGTTCGCGGCGGGCCACCACGCCGATGCGCTGGTGGCTGCCGAATACGTTTGCCGGCGCCTTTCCACGAAAAGCATTCCAGCCATGCTGCGCGCGAAAGTGCTGCAGACCGGCTACCCATTCATGGCCGCGCGCGCATGGCACGCGGCATGGCAGGCCGACGCCTGCAATCCCGTGCTCCAGGATGCGATGCTGCAAAGCTGGCTGCAGGATGGCGGCCGCGCCGATGTGGCCAGCCTGGGCCCGGCATTCCTGCCTGCCCGCTGCCGCGCCGGCAGGCATGCGAACTTGCTGGCGCTGCTGCGCGCCGCGGGCGTTGCCCATACGGGTGCCTGCTGGCGCGAAGGCGACGCCATCGAAGGCATGATTTTCTTCAGTGCGCAGGCCGGCGCACCGGCACCGCGCGCCACTTTGCTGCTGTCGGATGAAACCCGGCAGTTTCAGTGTGAAGTACCCGCCGACGGCAGCCGCTTCCGGCTGGCCTGCCCGCAGCCGGGCAAGGTGTGGTCCATTACAGTAGTGCAGCCCGACGGGCGCCGGCAACTGTTTCCGGGTTCGCCACTGGCTTTCTATGCGCCGCCCGCTATCCAGGCCCGCATGAGGACGGACGCGGCAGACCAGCCACGGCCCGTATCGGTCGTCATCCCCGTCTATCGCGAGCTAGCGCTTGTGCAGGCTTGCCTGAACAGCGTGCTGGCGAGCCTGAAGGAAAACACCACGCCCGCACGCGTGGTCGTAGTGGACGATGCAAGTCCCGAACCGGCCCTGTCGGCCTGGCTCGACAAGCAGGCCGCCGCCGGCCGCATCACGCTGCTGCGCAACGCCTGCAATCTTGGTTTCATTGAAACGGTCAACCGCGGCATGCGCGAGTTGCCCGATCATGACGTGCTGCTGTTGAATGCCGACACCCAGGTGCATGGCAACTGGATCGATCGGCTGGCGCGAGCCTTGTACGCCGAAGCTGACATTGCTTCCGTGACGCCCTGGACAAACAATGGCGAGATCAGCAGCTTCCCGGTCATGAGCCAGGCCGCCCCAGCACCGGATACCCGCGAACTGGCCGCGCTGGACGATACCGCCGCGGCCACGACCGCGGGCAACGTGGAATTGCCATCGTGCTGCGGCTTCACGATGCTGATCCGGCGTACGGTGCTCGACGGCGTTGGCATGCTCGACGGAACCGCACTGGTACGCGGCTACGGCGAGGAAGTGGACTGGTGCATGCGCGCCCGCGCCGCCGGCTGGCGCCACCTGCATGTCACCAATGTCTTCGTGGCGCATGCCGGAACGGTGTCGTTCCGCGCCGAAAAGACGTTACGCGTGGCACAGAACCGGAGCGTGCTGGTGGCGCGTTACCCGTCGTATTACCCCGAATTCACGGCGTTCAAGCGCGACGATCCACTGGCTGCGGCGCGTGCCGTGCTGCGCGCGGCGCTGCCCGCCTCGCGCGCTGCCGGCTGGCTGCGCAAGGCGGATACCGCGCAGGCAACTGCCGCGCTGCCGAACATCATTGCCAAACGACCATTGCCGGCAACGTTGCCACCGCTGCGCACGGCCAGCCAGCGGATCGCGATCTGGCGGCACGACGGCACCAGCAAGGCTGCGCACCATGTGCTGGCGCTGGCCCGTGCCATTGCCAGCCGGCCGGGATCGACAGTGCGCCTGCTTGTCATTGGCGATGGCAGCGAAGCGCTGTGGCATACGGGTGTGGTGGACCACGTGCCATTCGTCGAGGGCGATGCGCTGCCACTGCTCGACGATCTGCGCCTGATCCAGGCCGCCGGTTGCAGCGCGGTGTTGACCGATAACCCGGCGGGATTGCCGCCAAAGATGAGGCCGGTTGTGCTCGACGAGCACTTCGATGCCGTTGGCTGGCTGGAGAGCTGGAATACCGCACCAAAAGCGGCCTGA